The nucleotide sequence TTGGTTTAAGACTTTCAGGATATTTTCTCGCTCCTGAAGATGGGACTTACACGTTCACTTTCACAGCAGCTGACGATACAATAGCCATGACCTTGGGTGGGGCTACACAAGACTTAGACTGTTGTATCGGCGCCAATGAGCTTTCACTAGAAGGGTCACTCAAGGCTAATGGAACCACTGCTGGAGGCTCCACACTGTCTATTTCAAAGGTATCTATGATAGCAGGTAACTATTACCCGGTGAAGATTATTTACTACAATATGTCACCAACAGCAGCTGGAATGACACTTCAAGTGACTTATCCCGACGGTACCACGCACACAGATGATATTCCATGGTACTATTCTACAgccgatgatgaagacttgtgcaccaccaccaccaccaccaatattTGGACGGGAACAGATACTGAGTATTTTACTGTAACAGGATCAGACGGCGATGTGACTGTTACCAAAGAAGTACCAGAATCTACCACGACCACCACTGAAGTATGGACAGGTTCGGTACCTACTACTATCACCATCTAtccatccaacccaagtgatcctgtgactgttgatatcaagactccagaatcgACAACCACTACTACTGAAGTATGGACAGGTTCGGTACCTACTACTATCACCATCTAtccatccaacccaagtgatcctgtgactgttgatatcaagactccagaatcgACAACCACTACCACTATTCCCGGAACTATTGACACAACCTTTACTTTAACCCCttccaacccaagtgatcctgtgAAAGTTATTGTTGAGACAAGTCCTACTCCATCAAGCACACCACTTACCTCCACTTCTTTATCAAGCCTGTCCTTCCACTggacaaattcaagtacCCCAGCATCTTCGAGTACTTCTTCGTCCACAGTTACATCTTCGAGTGTTGCTTCTCGTTCTAGTCCTGGCCCATCTAGTCCAGCCCCATCTAGTCCTGCTCGTTCTAGTCCAGCCCCATCTAGTCCAGCCCCATCTAGTCCTGCTCGTTCTAGTCCAGCCCCATCTAGTCCAGCCCCATCTAGTCCAGCCCCATCTAGTCCTGCACCTTCGGGAAGTGTTATCACTATTACCACaccatggactggctctaccacatccttttacaccacaaccggaaccgatggtaaaccaactgtTTATAAAGAAACTCCTATACCCACTATTACAACcccatggactggctctaccacatccttttacaccacaaccggaaccgatggtaaaccaactgtTTATAAAGAAACTCCTATACCCACTATTACAACcccatggactggctctaccacatccttttacaccacaaccggaaccgatggtaaaccaactgtTTATAAAGAAACTCCTATACCCACTATTACAACcccatggactggctctaccacatccttttacaccacaaccggaaccgatggtaaaccaactgtTTATAAAGAAACTCCTATACCCACTATTACAACcccatggactggctctaccacatccttttacactaccacaggtACAGATGGTAAGCCAACGGTAGTTGTCGAAACACCAGTAGCACACAtaactactccatggactgggTCCACTACTTCAACatacactaccacaggtACAGATGGTAAGCCAACGGTAGTTGTCGAAACACCAGTAGCACACAtaactactccatggactgggTCCACTACTTCAACatacactaccacaggtACAGATGGTAAGCCAACTGTTGTAGTTGAAACTCCTGAACCTGTTGTTACTGAAAAagatgtcaccaccatcatcttgcCATGCACCTGTAAGGAACCTTCTACTACCACAACAACTGGCGATGACGGTAAGAAGACTGTTGTCTGTAACGTCCCACACTCATTAGTTTCGACTGTCGTGGTCACCGAGCCATGCACCAATGTCGCCGGAGATGTCACTGTCACAACATATACGACTTTCACTGTCGCTGCAGCTGTGACTGCTAACCCTACTCAAACCGTTGCTTCAACTGGAGCTGAAGGTAGTGGTTCTGAAGGCAGTGATTCTGCAGGCAGTGATTCTAAAGCGGCTTCGGCAGGCAATAGCTCTGGTGCTTCACCACAAGAAATCTCCACTTACGAGGCCATGGGTTCAaaaaacacatacacattcttggctgtgttatccgctcttttgtggatatccTTTTGAATCAATCCAATGGAACCTGGGTATGATTTATGTATGAGACGCGTGATTGTTTatgaatgtttggttattataatttctctttgtctagTTCTTTCGCTTACTAATACTTGGTACTGTATTAATATACTTTTTCTTCCATtaagttgaagaataaCCTTAAAACCTGCTATTGAAATGTCACTGGTGTAATAATCAGAGTCTTTGCCAGCACAGATCCTATCATAATGGATTTAAGGAGTTGTTGAGGAGTCGATTATTTGGCAGCGAGCAAATTCGGTCGTGCGTGCAAGATTCAAATGTTGATCTCCATTTTATCCTCATACGAACTGGAATAACACCAAGACAATCAATCAACGTTTGAGGCTCAAATTGTGGATGAGGTTGGTTTCATTAGTTTTGTTAGTGAGGCCGAATATACTAGAATTTTATTATTGGTAGTATTAGAATATATTGAAAGACTTCTAAAACGAATACCTTGAAGTTAATTAAACACAATTAGCAAAATCTACGAATTGAAAAGAACTCCTAAAAAAGAAATGGTTTGGTTGATAATTTGTAAACTCGAACATGCAGCAACTTCTTAAGTGTATGGTTCCAAAAGGGTTACCACCAGCCTTCCTTGTGTGCAGGCATAATCTCTTGGATGCACACATTTCTCGTGAGCTTTAACCATCTGATTATTACTAATCGCTCAGATTTAACGGAATGCCAAATATGGCATCTCCTATCCTACTCATCTCTTTAAGGCTTATGAGATTACAATAGCTCCTGTATGCACAAAATAACCAGCACATAGTTATATTGTTCATCTAAGTTGGTCTAAAATAGACGCTGTACATCTTTCCGGTCTTTCTGTAAGCTATACAATGCACACGTCCTTTAGTTGCCCTTTAGAGTACATCAGGTAAAAAAGGGGGGATTGAGTTGTAACAATAGGGCGTGTTGTCGAAGAGTAAAATATTTTCGGCAGCATCGAAACAAGGAAAAGCAAATGAATTAGACTGTAAAGattccaaaacaaaaaggACAACCGTGTCATCAGTTTGGAAATCCAACAATTGGATTTCCCTTTTAGTGTAGTGTCATAAATTGGTAACCTGGTAGCGGTATCCAATTAAACTGTATATAATGACGGTCTAGATTTGTTGCGACAAGCCTCATTAAGCttcggctgcgaaaaatttaaagatttcaaattgctTAATTAATGATTGGTAAACTCTATCGCTCAGAAGATGGGTGCACATTCTCGCCCATGGTATTTTGCGTATAAGACTTGCATGCAGCAACTTCCAAAGGGTATGGCTCTAAAACAGGTTTGCCCGCCTGCCTTCCTTGTGTGCAGTCATATTTATGCGCatatttctctttggcttcCATCAGATTTTTATGTGATCGCTCAGAGTTACAAGAACTACCGGAGATATTCCAATTATAGTATTATTCTTAGGCACATACAGGATAATTATCTATATGTTCTCAGTTTTCTTGGTTTACGGCATGTGGAGGTAGAAGTGTCCAGAAAGGAAAGTAGTTTTAGCTGATTCCTCTTGCAATGTATCAGCACCTGTTGATATGCTTTGACTAGAACTCTCAGCAATGCCTAATTCTTATACCCATCTtcaattcaacaagtagGGATTTGAACTAGAATCAATCCCGAGCGATTAGTAAAAATCCATGCGGAAGCTAGGACGAGATATGCATATTCAAAAATAGGTTTGACTGCACATAAGGAATGCAGGGGGCTAACCCGTATTGGAACAATAGGCCATAGAAGTTGCTTTATGAAAATCACATACTATGCAGAATGCCCTCCTATACTTGAATGTGCACCCAGTTTCTGGGTGTGAGAGTTTACGAACATTAATCTAGCTATTTGTAATACTCTAAGGATTTTCTCTCCAATTCGGAGAATCTACGAAATGAACATTTAATTTTGAGATCGTACTATTatgttttctttgatttATTCCAATAATTAACATAATTCAATAATTCAATACTAGTTGGATCAAACTATAATCACTCATTCCCAACCCAAATATCACCCAAGTAAGAATACAAGTCTATTGAGTCCTGATCGAACTCGAACACTTGTCCCACTTGAGTGTTATCCTGTCCGTCAGAGGTGAGTCCACCTATCGAAGAGTATGCACACCATAAATAACTGTGACAATATCCACGTTCCATGTGCCAGCCTTCTACTGGCTCTTCAACACTGTTCCCTGTCCTTATTTCCGATTTTATATTGAAGGGAGGAATAACTGCGTTTCTAAGTTTTAGAGAGCTTTCATAATACTCTCGCATGGATTCAGCATCCTTTAAGAATTTAAAATGGTCGTGTTTCTTGACTTCGGCTTCAAAATTAACAAGTTCGCTTTTCCcacagaacttgaaacccGAGTTAAACCACAATAACtttccattttcatcaaggtGTCCTGAATGTGGCGAACAGAGTTCCTGAgatttcttgaggtttccTTCACTGGTCAATCTTTCCTCCGGGGATGTAAGAGTCCCGATTGATGCAGcgaaattcttgttgaagtgatagtcttcatcaccactggcGGCGAATCCCAACCAGaatatctctttgtctCCATGGACTCTGGAGGTAACaggtttgaagaagttcaattggaGCATTGTtaagatggagttgaagtgtAAGTGTctattgatcaacaccactccGCTTTCCATGAAATGACTCattccatcaaagaactctAATCCAAGAGTCTTCtgggtgatgatgggaatatcaaacatcaagttgtctaaAATTGAAGGGGTTATCTTCTGAAAGAATTTAGTATCACCTGGTGGCCTGAATGCACGAGCAGTTCtatccttgaagaagtaggcCCCGGTGGTTTTGTagtccttcaagtcgaAAAACTCGGATGGATTCTGCAACAACACTGTATCAGCATCAACTAAAATGAATTCCTcaaatgaattgaacaacgTTGCTAGGAACTTATGGGCaaacatcttgaacttttctttgaagttgtcgTGAATGGTGTTGTACGTCTTTACAAACCACACTTCTTGCTTTGGCATTCCACCATCTTTGATGTGGAAGTAGTTGGAAGGGAAATGCTTGGAAACTTTGTGGAAGCTTTCTGGTAAATCTATCATTTTGTCTCTAGCAGCGGCGACTATTCTTGCTTTGGTCTCATCACTGAGCGAGTCATAGTAGACGATTTGGATTGGATAGTGGTTGCTCAACGCTCTTAATAGGTGAATGAATCTCAcagtatcatcaacatgTTTGTCTCCGATCGATAGTACAATACCCTTTCCATTCAACagatttttgaatttgttgaagaagcatggCCCATTCTCAGCGAATgtggatttggagaagtccttggtggaccccttgaacttggagtttgtaGTCTTGAACACCTCAGGATAATGAACAAATTCACGTAGATCTGGAGGAGTTAGAAATATTTCACCAGTCCACCGTTCATAAATAGGATAAGAATGAGACACCCATTTATAGATTCTGCTTTCCAACTCACTACAGGATTTGGAACCCAGATCGTTGATTAAcagttcatcatcgtcgGCCTTGAACTCAGTGTGATCTATGTTGTCAGCCACTTTTTctatcaattcattggcttTGTTCATGATGTACCTATTATCACTGGTGACATagcacttgttgaaaatccgTAAATGGGACAAGTAGTCTACAATCTTCTGTTCTGTCTTCATGGTTCGTTCccagaactcattgaactcttcttcagcaagtCGTTTCACGTCTTTGCGGACTTTCTCGTCGTCgaaattgatcttgtcgTATTCTAAGTTTGACATTTGGGCATATTTGTACCTTatttttttggaattctcTTTTTCGAACAGCTGTAAGTCAAATGTATCACGATGTTCAAGAGGGAAGTCTTCATTgggatccacaaaccagTTGTGGTCTCGCACAAATAGGTTCTTAAAGTACAAGTTGCATCTCTCAGTGAAATCGAGGTTTGTTAGAATGTCTGATAATGCATGCTTCTCCAACATTTGGTCATACACACTCGAATGGCTATCAATACTTCTAGTATCCTCGATTCCCAACGTTTGCActaacttcttgatggcacaatcttcaaacacatcgattttgttgaCCCTCAGAGGACTAGACAACCCTGCATTTGGAGTCAGTTCCAGGTGGTAAATGGACGTGTGCGACTCACTAGAATTATTCAAAGTGTAGTCATAGATCCAGATACCAGCTGAAACTATCCAAAAGACGATGAATCCGTAGAAAAAAAACCTTCGATTGTGACTAATGTTGAATAGTTTCCCCATAATATGAGACAAATCACCCTATATCTTGATAAGTGTTGACAAAAACCCGGGAGACCATTTATAAATAAGGAGCACAATCACTTTGAACTACAAACGTGTCAGGTGTAACTAGGAGTAGAGCGGTAAGAGGCAATTGGGATGTGTTTGGAAAGGGGGATGCAATGTGACAAAAGGGGTCTTCTGGTCCCTGCTTTTCCGTCAGACTTTGCAGATAAGGAGTATCATAACCATAAAATCTCATTAGCGTTTGAAAGTCAGATATGCAGATACGAGAAATGATGTTAATTAAGcatgatgatattaccTCTTTGAGTGCTTAGGACCAGCTCAAAAGATTCCCAATGAGGCTAATGGCTGAGTACATGACACTATCTGTGAAATTTTGCCTCCAAAGAGTAGTGAGTCAACTAGAATTCCCCCATAAGGATGAAAAGGACTTCATATGCTGGAATAttttttggtcaacaatAGACTGCAAGTAATCTTAATTCAGCATTGTGGTTATCAGTTATGACGATCTTCGGGATAGTCAACAAGGCCTATTGTCTAATTGCCTAAATGGTTCAGTGAGCTGATTATCTATTAAACCCACGGTGGTTCAAACGGAAATCTGTGGACGGTTTTGGGCTGTATTTCCAGGCTCTGCGGCATTTAATGATCGCCCTTCACGGTTAATGCACACTTTAAGTGGGAATAAGGCAAATTCCCCATATTATTGGAGAATGTTAATCCTTTAACATACCttcgaagaaaagaaagtTGCTACATTGGGTAGACAACTACTTCCGTGTGATGACGAAAATGTCTTGCCTCAACTTTAAGTTTCTCCTTAAACTCATATTTTAAAAGTGATGGCCACATTTGGCTAAGGGCTTAAAAAGAGGAAAATGAAGCAGCTTCTTGTAGTAGAACTCGTCTCCCAAGGTAAAGTTTTCTACCACTTTAGAATTGTTATCATTTTACCTTAAATGATAACTGGGAATACTTGCAACCTATTTTATGTGGAGCGCAATGGTATCTCCAGAATTGCAAAATTATTTATACTAGTTGGGTTTCCTGAAGGTTGAAGTTAAACAATAATGAAAGTCCAGTACAAATTACCTTTTCTTGCGGCTGTTCTTTTTTTCTGTGCAGCTGCCACTTCCGATAGCATCGGGGGATGTAGTCCCTCAGAAGTGACTAAAGGTTTGACGGCTGAATACATTGAAACAACTTACGATGAATATGGCTCCAGCACGATTTCCGAAGATAATAACGCGCTTAGTATAATTGATCAATCTCTGGCAGAATCTTCGTGGGGAGGAGTGACAGCACAAAATTTTGGGTTCTATGCTGATGGAACTGGTGTCGTAAATGGAGACCTATATGGCCAAACTGTCAACATAAACTACTTCGGTATGAGACTTTCTGGATATTTCTATGCCGCCACTACTGGAGATTACACATTCGACGGGATTTATGCTGATAATAGGGCTTCATATACGCTTGGAGCAGGCACTGCTATGGATTGTTGTGGACTGACCCTTGAAGGAAACTTGGATAACTATTTTGGTGGGGATTCAGGTACTTCGACTGTTACTCTTACAGGAGGAGTATACTATCCTATCAAAGTGGTTTACTACAATGGAAATGGAATCGCCAATCTCACAATGTCCGTCGTTTATCCTGATGGTACCAACCACACGGATGACATTGACTGGTATTCTTCAACGGACAACTCCACTGCTTGTCCTTATTCcacaaccaccaccattatATGGACTGGAACAGATACTGAGACTGTAACTGTGACAGGCTCAGATGGCGATGTGACTGTTACTGTTGAGATACCAGAATCAAGAACGACCACcactgaaccatggacaggcacagatactaccactactaccatctacccatcTAACCTAAGTGATCCcgtaactgttgacatcaagactccagaatctaCCACAACCACTACTGAGGTGTGGACAGGCACAGAACCTTCCACTAGTATCATCTATCCAcccaacccaagtgatcctaTTACCTTTGTTATCTTGTCTCCTgaaactacaacgaccactactgaaccatggacaggcacagatactaccactactaccatctacccatcTAACCTAAGTGATCCcgtaactgttgacatcaagactccagaatctaCCACAACCACTACTGAGGTGTGGACAGGCACAGAACCTTCCACTAGTATCATCTATCCAcccaacccaagtgatcctaTTACCTTTGTTATCTTGTCTCCTgaaactacaacgaccactactgaaccatggacaggcacagatactaccactactaccatctacccatctaacccaagtgatcccgtaactgttgacatcaagactccagaatcaacaactatAACGACTAGTTACGGATCTATTGATACAACCTATACTCTAACTCCCTCCgatccaagtgatcctaAGACTGTCGTTATAATAACATCCACTCCCACGCCAACAAGTACACCACTTACCAGCACTTCGTTATCAAGCCTGTCCTTCCACTGGACAAACTCAACTACTCCAATACCATCTTCAGAAAGTGTTGTCACTGTCAccactccatggactggctctaccacatccttttacactacaactggaactgatggtAACCCAACTATTGTTAAAGAAACTCCAGAAGGACACACCACTATCCCTTGGACCGGAACCTTCACTACGacttacaccaccactggaaccgatggtaatccaactgaggttgttgaaactccagctACTGTCTTCATCACTTCCACTCATTGGACTGGCTCTTTCACCTCAACttacactaccacaggtCCAGATGGTGACGTGACAGTCGTGGTTGAAAATCCAGAATCACACACCACTATCCCTTGGACCGGAACCTTCACTACGacttacaccaccactggaaccgatggtaatccaactgaggttgttgaaactccagctACTGTCTTCATCACTTCCACTCATTGGACTGGCTCTTTCACCTCAACttacactaccacaggtCCAGATGGTGACGTGACAGTCGTGGTTGAAAATCCAGAATCACACACTACTATCCCTTGGACTGGAACCTTCACTACGACGTACACTACCACAGGCACTGATGGTGAACCAACGGTGGTTGTCGAGACTCCAGAAACACACATAACAACTCCttggactggttcattcacttcaacctacaccacaactggaCCTGACGGTAAACCAACCGTAGTCGTTGAAACTCCTGAACCGGTTGTCATCGAAAAAGATGTTACCACTATTGTCTTGCCTTGTACTTGCAAGGAaccttcaaccaccacaacaactggtgatgatggtaagaAGACCGTTGTATGTAACATCCCACACTCTTTGGTGTCCAGTGTTGTGGTTACCGAGCCATGCACCAATGCTGCTGGAGATACTACAGTCACAATCTATACCACGTTCACTGTCGCTGCTGCCGTGACTGCTAACCCTACTGAAACCGttgctccaactggtgCTAAAGGGAATGGTTCTGGAGCGGCTGCTGAAGCGGCTTCAGCTGGTAATGGCTCAGAATCctcaccacaagaagtctccacGTACGAGGCCATGGGTTCAaaaaacacatacacattcttggctgtgttatccgctcttttgtggatatccTTTTGAATCAATCCAATGAAACTTGGATATAATTCATACTTGAGAACCGTGATTGTGCTTGAATGTTTGGATATtataatttctctttgtctagTTATTTCGCTTACCAATACTTGGTACTATATCAATAAACGTCTTTGTGGTTTAAGTAATGGAACTTTGTAGTGAGACTATCAAATGTCTAGTTCGAACGTTAGATTTTCACACAGGATTTTTCATATATTGGCGGTCAAAATTAACACATTAAAAGGCGACAGTTTCAAAATAAACGTGCAGGAAAGTAGACTGTTTACATGGCTTTAGTACGAAGAGAGATATGGTTTTAGGATCAGAAGAATTATGTGGTCTGTCGTGCAAGAATCAAATCTGCACGCACACTTTCAAAATAGCACGATAACCGCTCAACAAAAGATGAATAAGATGGTAAATTATTTGGTTGATAATTACTTTACTTGCATCTCAAGCCtgttttccaagtactcaAGGGAATTCTCTATAGTATAGTGTGTATTTTCCATAAGCTCATCCGGCTTTACTTGCACACAGCACCATAGTGCCTGGTTTCAATCTTGAGACAAGAACCGGCTTTATCGGAACCTGAACAGAATTATATTGCAGGGTTCTCCTCTTGCCATCATAGAAACTGATGTActttttctggttgttctgCGTAAGGTTTTAGCGGGCTGGCCAGGATAATTTGAATGTTTTCTTCTACTTTAGACAATTACAACAAAAATATCGAACCTCTAGGCCTGAAATATAACATCTCTTTGAGCTTTGGGTTCAACAAAACGTATTCAAGCGcttctccaatttgaataatAAGTTTTGTGGCTGGAATGGGAGCTGAGCATCTCTGAAGTTTGATTAGATTAACCAATTTCTGTAGCTTTGGATAAGAATTCACTCGGGCGAATTATGACTAGTGAAAAATAGGGGTAGAAGGGATCCTCTTGTCTCAGTCTTTTCGTCAGACTTTGCGGACGAGAAGTGGCATAACCATAAAATATTATTCGAGTTTTAGATAAAAAGTTATGTAAGGTAAGTATATATTAAGTGCGAGAAATGATATTACCTCTTTGAGTACTTGGGATCAGCTCGGCAGATTCTCAAAGAGGTTAATGGCTATGTGCATGTCCCCCCTCTATAAAGAGTTACCCTAAAGAGGTAGT is from Yamadazyma tenuis chromosome 6, complete sequence and encodes:
- a CDS encoding uncharacterized protein (EggNog:ENOG502SQPX), which encodes MLFRLILIWYLSLPFVLGSTGCSPPSTSSGLSVDYFDDVAYKNRTTGYLNVIDSMTPDYTNNGVSDINFAFTGITQVSSADADSTTDYRDVYGRSTNVVKFGLRLSGYFLAPEDGTYTFTFTAADDTIAMTLGGATQDLDCCIGANELSLEGSLKANGTTAGGSTSSISKVSMIAGNYYPVKIIYYNMSPTAAGMTLQVTYPDGTTHTDDIPWYYSTADDEDLCTTTTTTNIWTGTDTEYFTVTGSDGDVTVTKEVPESTTTTTEVWTGSVPTTITIYPSNPSDPVTVDIKTPESTTTTTEVWTGSVPTTITIYPSNPSDPVTVDIKTPESTTTTTIPGTIDTTFTLTPSNPSDPVKVIVETNGKPTVVVETPEPVVTEKDVTTIILPCTCKEPSTTTTTGDDGKKTVVCNVPHSLVSTVVVTEPCTNVAGDVTVTTYTTFTVAAAVTANPTQTVASTGAEGSGSEGSDSAGSDSKAASAGNSSGASPQEISTYEAMGSKNTYTFLAVLSALLWISF
- the MNN13_11 gene encoding mannosyltransferase (EggNog:ENOG503NZ5A; COG:S), translating into MGKLFNISHNRRFFFYGFIVFWIVSAGIWIYDYTLNNSSESHTSIYHSESTPNAGLSSPSRVNKIDVFEDCAIKKLVQTLGIEDTRSIDSHSSVYDQMLEKHALSDILTNLDFTERCNLYFKNLFVRDHNWFVDPNEDFPLEHRDTFDLQSFEKENSKKIRYKYAQMSNLEYDKINFDDEKVRKDVKRLAEEEFNEFWERTMKTEQKIVDYLSHLRIFNKCYVTSDNRYIMNKANELIEKVADNIDHTEFKADDDESLINDSGSKSCSELESRIYKWVSHSYPIYERWTGEIFLTPPDLREFVHYPEVFKTTNSKFKGSTKDFSKSTFAENGPCFFNKFKNSLNGKGIVLSIGDKHVDDTVRFIHLLRALSNHYPIQIVYYDSLSDETKARIVAAARDKMIDLPESFHKVSKHFPSNYFHIKDGGMPKQEVWFVKTYNTIHDNFKEKFKMFAHKFLATLFNSFEEFILVDADTVLLQNPSEFFDLKDYKTTGAYFFKDRTARAFRPPGDTKFFQKITPSILDNLMFDIPIITQKTLGLEFFDGMSHFMESGVVLINRHLHFNSILTMLQLNFFKPVTSRVHGDKEIFWLGFAASGDEDYHFNKNFAASIGTLTSPEERLTSEGNLKKSQELCSPHSGHLDENGKLLWFNSGFKFCGKSELVNFEAEVKKHDHFKFLKDAESMREYYESSLKLRNAVIPPFNIKSEIRTGNSVEEPVEGWHMERGYCHSYLWCAYSSIGGLTSDGQDNTQVGQVFEFDQDSIDLYSYLGDIWVGNE
- a CDS encoding uncharacterized protein (EggNog:ENOG502SQPX), with amino-acid sequence MKVQYKLPFLAAVLFFCAAATSDSIGGCSPSEVTKGLTAEYIETTYDEYGSSTISEDNNALSIIDQSSAESSWGGVTAQNFGFYADGTGVVNGDLYGQTVNINYFGMRLSGYFYAATTGDYTFDGIYADNRASYTLGAGTAMDCCGSTLEGNLDNYFGGDSGTSTVTLTGGVYYPIKVVYYNGNGIANLTMSVVYPDGTNHTDDIDWYSSTDNSTACPYSTTTTIIWTGTDTETVTVTGSDGDVTVTVEIPESRTTTTEPWTGTDTTTTTIYPSNLSDPVTVDIKTPESTTTTTEVWTGTEPSTSIIYPPNPSDPITFVILSPETTTTTTEPWTGTDTTTTTIYPSNLSDPVTVDIKTPESTTTTTEVWTGTEPSTSIIYPPNPSDPITFVILSPETTTTTTEPWTGTDTTTTTIYPSNPSDPVTVDIKTPESTTITTSYGSIDTTYTLTPSDPSDPKTVVIITSTPTPTSTPLTSTSLSSSSFHWTNSTTPIPSSESVVTVTTPWTGSTTSFYTTTGTDGNPTIVKETPEGHTTIPWTGTFTTTYTTTGTDGNPTEVVETPATVFITSTHWTGSFTSTYTTTGPDGDVTVVVENPESHTTIPWTGTFTTTYTTTGTDGNPTEVVETPATVFITSTHWTGSFTSTYTTTGPDGDVTVVVENPESHTTIPWTGTFTTTYTTTGTDGEPTVVVETPETHITTPWTGSFTSTYTTTGPDGKPTVVVETPEPVVIEKDVTTIVLPCTCKEPSTTTTTGDDGKKTVVCNIPHSLVSSVVVTEPCTNAAGDTTVTIYTTFTVAAAVTANPTETVAPTGAKGNGSGAAAEAASAGNGSESSPQEVSTTVIVLEYKKLCKTINHNLSIKLWLRLVSLLCLSGQVLLYHILGIYRNVLKNF